From a single Kitasatospora azatica KCTC 9699 genomic region:
- a CDS encoding ScbA/BarX family gamma-butyrolactone biosynthesis protein has protein sequence MTTTTPTATVTTTATATELIELSGTTLVAPRPGGPLPLSFAATVNRALVHRDALSEVFVTDLREAGDLEYAAAAQLPRSHAYYGDHLLRPGTYDPVLLLEVARQVTLAGAHEFYDVPANHKFILTFLRIHLLRPQLLTIGDSPLNISLRVKVTDRKVRNGSVTGLDHTIELLADGTLIGWAGVGLRFRDPQGYRDLRLTNRSGAPLPTTAALPPQSVETGGRLALPVAPHLVGRADPKNVVLLEPTAAEDATRASLRIPAEHPSLFDHPQDHLPGMVLAEGARQLALFTALDSKGLSTAKTFPVAIEVTFSKFGELEAETVLSATVGEERATGQDEEQVYYTLGGTVDFGEDAERSVVTQLPVQVDVRQNDESIAKFTIGLARVAG, from the coding sequence GTGACCACCACGACCCCGACCGCGACCGTCACCACCACCGCCACTGCCACCGAGCTGATCGAGCTGTCCGGGACCACCCTGGTGGCGCCCCGCCCCGGCGGCCCGCTGCCGCTCTCTTTCGCGGCCACCGTCAACCGGGCGCTGGTGCACCGGGACGCGCTGAGCGAGGTCTTCGTCACCGACCTGCGCGAGGCCGGCGACCTGGAGTACGCCGCCGCGGCCCAGCTGCCCCGCTCGCACGCCTACTACGGCGACCACCTGCTGCGGCCCGGCACCTACGACCCGGTGCTGCTGCTGGAGGTGGCCCGGCAGGTCACCCTGGCCGGTGCCCACGAGTTCTACGACGTGCCGGCCAACCACAAGTTCATCCTCACCTTCCTGCGCATCCACCTGCTCCGCCCGCAGCTGCTCACCATCGGCGACTCCCCGCTGAACATCTCGCTCCGGGTCAAGGTCACCGACCGCAAGGTGCGCAACGGCAGCGTCACCGGCCTCGACCACACCATCGAGCTGCTGGCGGACGGCACCCTGATCGGCTGGGCCGGCGTCGGCCTGCGCTTCCGTGACCCGCAGGGCTACCGCGACCTGCGGCTGACCAACCGCAGCGGCGCCCCGCTGCCGACCACCGCCGCGCTGCCCCCGCAGTCCGTGGAGACCGGCGGCCGCCTCGCCCTGCCGGTCGCGCCCCACCTGGTCGGCCGCGCCGACCCGAAGAACGTGGTGCTGCTCGAGCCGACCGCGGCCGAGGACGCCACCCGGGCCTCGCTGCGGATCCCCGCCGAGCACCCGAGCCTGTTCGACCACCCGCAGGACCACCTGCCCGGCATGGTGCTCGCCGAGGGTGCCCGCCAGCTGGCCCTGTTCACCGCGCTGGACAGCAAGGGTCTCTCCACCGCCAAGACCTTCCCGGTGGCGATCGAGGTCACCTTCAGCAAGTTCGGCGAGCTGGAGGCGGAGACCGTGCTCAGCGCCACCGTGGGCGAGGAGCGGGCCACCGGCCAGGACGAGGAGCAGGTCTACTACACGCTGGGCGGGACGGTGGACTTCGGCGAGGACGCCGAGCGCAGCGTCGTCACCCAGCTGCCGGTCCAGGTGGACGTGCGGCAGAACGACGAGTCGATCGCCAAGTTCACCATCGGCCTGGCCCGCGTCGCCGGCTGA
- a CDS encoding HAD family hydrolase, whose protein sequence is MPSTAAAFFDVDETLVRVKSMFHFLDFYLNRRGEPEGTYDRLVGELRAAAEQGAPRQEINRAYYRLYTGESAEKLAAAGEAWFEQTVEQRLFVPETVAALAEHRAKGDVTVLVSGSFFACLDPIAAQLRADWAFGTRPVIRSGRLTGEVVTPVIGETKGRVARAAAAVRGLDLTRSSAYGDHASDLSLLCAVGDPVVVGEDPVLAAHAELAGWRRLRLAEPVSASL, encoded by the coding sequence ATGCCCAGCACCGCAGCCGCCTTCTTCGACGTGGACGAGACGCTCGTCCGAGTGAAGAGCATGTTCCACTTCCTCGACTTCTACCTGAACCGCCGCGGTGAGCCCGAGGGCACCTACGACCGGCTGGTCGGCGAGCTGCGGGCGGCGGCCGAGCAGGGCGCCCCGCGCCAGGAGATCAACCGCGCCTACTACCGCCTCTACACCGGGGAGAGCGCCGAGAAGCTCGCGGCGGCCGGCGAGGCCTGGTTCGAGCAGACCGTCGAGCAGCGGCTCTTCGTCCCCGAGACGGTGGCGGCACTGGCCGAGCACCGCGCGAAGGGCGATGTCACGGTCCTGGTCTCCGGCTCCTTCTTCGCCTGCCTGGACCCGATTGCCGCGCAGCTGCGGGCCGACTGGGCCTTCGGCACCCGCCCGGTGATCCGGTCCGGCCGACTGACCGGCGAGGTGGTCACCCCGGTGATCGGGGAGACCAAGGGCCGGGTGGCCCGGGCGGCCGCCGCGGTGCGCGGCCTGGACCTGACCCGCAGCTCCGCCTACGGCGACCACGCCAGCGACCTGTCGCTGCTCTGCGCGGTGGGCGACCCCGTGGTGGTGGGCGAGGACCCGGTACTGGCCGCCCACGCCGAACTGGCCGGCTGGCGCCGGCTGCGGCTGGCCGAGCCGGTCAGCGCGAGCCTCTGA